From a single Aspergillus puulaauensis MK2 DNA, chromosome 2, nearly complete sequence genomic region:
- a CDS encoding CGR1 family protein (COG:J;~EggNog:ENOG410PQQG;~InterPro:IPR005579;~PFAM:PF03879), whose amino-acid sequence MSSEALVPSTTEVKSIRKNGKNWHNNKKPFRPNAGLTSYAKRVEARKQQEAIKEHEKELKEEKEAERQAHIQRIKDRRAAKEEKERYEKMAEKMHRKRVERLKRREKRNKVLSS is encoded by the exons ATGTCGTCCGAAGCCTTAGTACCCTCCACTACTGAGGTAAAATCAATACGCAAGAACG GGAAAAACTGGCATAACAACAAAAAGCCTTTCCGACCTAACGCAGGTTTGACATCGTACGCGAAGAGGGTGGAGGCACGTAAACAACAGGAAGCCATCAAGGAACACGAGAAGGAAttaaaggaagaaaaggaggcaGAGAGACAG GCGCACATTCAGAGAATCAAGGACCGCAGAGCCgcgaaggaagagaaggagcggTATGAAAAGATGGCCGAGAAGATGCATCGAAAACGAGTTGAAAGATTaaagagaagggagaaacgAAACAAAGTCCTTAGCTCTTGA
- a CDS encoding uncharacterized protein (COG:S;~EggNog:ENOG410PPC7;~TransMembrane:1 (i295-316o)): MVHSMRPTLLVTIPSSEKAPLNHGSPVAKGPTAPQSAPPELLSRLNVNDRRAQWRYREGKGRSREGIFRHRMHHASPKAGGGGLLSTYREQDSDEDGLLRPITRETTRSRWGSEPTCLGTGSRRGSILDGVDKDIRLGSIKRRDEIQSMDDLQRVRDQRNRGEEHLRSALSVIGTLATDITRRLDYTYYGLLEKIAALNVTVASFQDLSDSTSRLFDDFRQETTSLEQDIRKQIGDLHEFHPQIQRIEALEERMKANKTRAETFGNRLEAMRNEIERWDKREMEWQMRTNQRLRIFWGFVTAAILAILVAIVFRHWPTEGMSPGFRTIPKVLKLSNTPPHAPLSKQHDPSPGNSEDEYGLPPEPSALVNSGIPSATKTYTLAPSAASETTKPADYDPLRIFDEL, translated from the exons ATGGTCCATTCGATGCGACCAACTTTACTTGTTACGATCCCTTCTTCGGAAAAGGCACCTCTTAACCATGGATCACCTGTAGCCAAGGGCCCGACAGCTCCGCAGTCTGCCCCCCCGGAGCTGCTTTCGAGGCTGAATGTGAACG ACAGAAGAGCGCAATGGCGATATAGAGAAGGCAAAGGGAGATCTCGCGAAGGCATTTTCCGACACAGAATGCATCACGCTTCCCCGAAAGCAGGCGGCGGAGGTTTATTGTCGACCTACCGAGAACAGGAcagtgatgaagatggattGCTTCGACCCATCACCCGGGAAACTACCCGATCGCGCTGGGGCTCTGAACCTACGTGCTTGGGTACTGGAAGCAGGAGGGGTAGTATTcttgatggcgtcgacaAAGACATCCGACTCGGTTCGATCAAACGGCGGGACGAGATACAATCAATGGACGATTTGCAGCGGGTTCGAGACCAACGAAACAGAGGTGAAGA ACACTTACGTTCCGCACTGTCGGTGATCGGGACTCTCGCAACTGATATCACGCGAAGACTGGATTACACTTACTACGGACTTCTGGAAAAGATTGCAGCACTCAATGTAACAGTCGCCTCGTTCCAGGACCTATCGGACTCAACGTCGAGGCTTTTTGACGACTTCAGGCAAGAGACCACAAGCTTGGAACAAGATATCCGGAAGCAAATCGGCGATCTCCATGAATTCCACCCTCAAATACAACGGATTGAGGCGCTGGAAGAACGAATGAAAGCCAACAAGACGAGGGCTGAAACTTTCGGGAACAGGTTGGAAGCTATGCGAAACGAGATCGAAAGGTGGGATAAACGAGAAATGGAATGGCAAATGCGAACAAACCAAAGACTACGCATTTTCTGGGGTTTTGTCACTGCGGCCATATTGGCAATTCTGGTGGCTATAGTCTTTCGACACTGGCCCACCGAAGGGATGTCACCCGGTTTTAGAACTATTCCGAAAGTGCTGAAGCTCTCCAATACTCCCCCCCACGCCCCGCTGTCTAAGCAACACGATCCGTCTCCAGGAAATTCGGAGGATGAGTATGGACTACCTCCGGAGCCATCTGCCCTCGTTAACAGTGGCATTCCAAGTGCAACGAAGACATACACGCTTGCCCCGTCCGCGGCAAGTGAAACTACCAAGCCTGCCGATTATGATCCTTTACGAATATTCGATGAACTATGA
- the tma22 gene encoding putative RNA binding protein Tma22 (BUSCO:EOG092652NQ;~COG:J;~EggNog:ENOG410PNU3;~InterPro:IPR001950,IPR036877,IPR005873;~PFAM:PF01253;~go_function: GO:0003743 - translation initiation factor activity [Evidence IEA];~go_process: GO:0006413 - translational initiation [Evidence IEA]) produces MAEIAQAPAEIQARQITYCGVCTLPPEYCEFGGTAKKCQDWLQDNQPQLYQRLYSDEVISANLSTLSVSVQERAAKDAAKKEAKAAAAEARDAERRATSKVQIKRVERNKRKHVSVLTGLEVYGLENKKVAKELGKKFATGSSVTKSAAGIEEITVQGDVCEDIKEWLLEQYGKGISESNIEIVEDKKKKKGAAEP; encoded by the exons ATGGCGGAGATCGCACAGGCTCCAGCAGAAATTCAAGCTCGGCAGATCACATATTGTGGAG TTTGTACATTACCCCCAGAG TATTGCGAATTTGGCGGGACGGCAAAGAAATGTCAAGATTGGTTGCAGGATAACCAGCCACAACTGTATCAACGGTTATACTCTGATG AAGTCATAAGCGCGAACCTCTCAACTCTTTCCGTTTCTGTCCAGGAGCGCGCAGCCAAGGATGCCGCAAAGAAGGAAGCAAAGGCTGCCGCGGCAGAAGCACGAGATGCGGAGCGACGGGCGACATCGAAGGTCCAAATAAAGCGTGTTGAGCGGAACAAGCGCAAGCATGTTAGTGTTCTTACGGGTCTCGAGGTTTACGGCCTAGAGAATAAGAAAGTGGCTAAGGAATTGGGCAAAAAATTTGCGACGGGATCCTCAGTCACGAAGTCCGCTGCTGGAATTGAGGAGATTACAGTGCAGGGTGATGTTTGTGAGGACATTAAGGAATGGTTGTTGGAACAATATGGAAAAGGAATTTCCGAGTCTAATATTgagattgtcgaggataagaagaagaagaaaggggCTGCTGAACCCTAA
- the amcA gene encoding putative mitochondrial ornithine carrier protein AmcA/Ort1 (COG:C;~EggNog:ENOG410PKNC;~InterPro:IPR018108,IPR023395,IPR002067;~PFAM:PF00153;~go_process: GO:0055085 - transmembrane transport [Evidence IEA]) yields the protein MAATENALIMHNDIPMELPELPPNQGLEAFKDIVFGSVAGMIGKVIEYPFDTVKVRLQSQPDHLPLRYNGPLDCFRQSFQAEGLRGLYRGISAPMAGAAVENSCLFFSYRVVQDILRATCYSSTESLPFSALLFSGAASGSITSLALTPIELIKCKMQVPLETPGARAPGPLGLIVSVFRHDGILGFWRGQMGTLIRETGGGAAWFGGYEGVSALFRSYRHPPSTVGSSEAEPTALPLYQQMLAGAAAGISYNFLFYPADTVKSRLQTEDINNTSLNKRQTFWGAGKGLWQQQGLRGLYRGCGITCARSAPSSAFIFTVFEGLRSYFS from the exons ATGGCGGCTACCGAAAATGCGTTGATTATGCATAATGACATTCCAATGGAGCTACCTGAACTTCCTCCTAATCAAGGTCTGGAAGCCTTCAAGGATATCGTCTTCGGATCC GTCGCGGGAATGATAGGCAAAGTTATTGAATATCCTTTTGACACGGTTAAAGTACGGCTGCAGTCACAACCGGATCACCTTCCCCTCCGATACAATGGGCCATTAGACTGCTTCCGCCAATCATTCCAGGCGGAGGGTCTTCGGGGACTCTATCGGGGTATCAGTGCCCCCATGGCGGGGGCAGCCGTTGAGAATAGCTGTTTATTCTTCAGCTATCGTGTGGTTCAAGACATACTGAGGGCGACATGTTATTCATCAACGGAGTCCCTGCCCTTCTCTGCCTTACTATTCAGCGGCGCTGCCTCGGGATCCATCACCTCTCTCGCTTTGACACCTATCGAACTCATCAAATGCAAGATGCAGGTGCCCTTAGAGACTCCTGGTGCTCGTGCACCGGGGCCATTGGGGCTCATAGTATCTGTGTTCCGCCATGATGGCATATTAGGATTCTGGCGGGGCCAAATGGGCACCCTTATCCGTGAAACGGGTGGAGGCGCTGCGTGGTTTGGAGGGTACGAGGGAGTGTCCGCGCTTTTTCGATCGTACCGACACCCACCGTCAACAGTCGGTTCCTCCGAAGCAGAACCAACAGCTCTCCCTCTTTATCAACAAATGCTTGCCGGAGCGGCGGCTGGTATCAGCTACAATTTCCTTTTCTATCCCGCCGACACTGTCAAGTCACGGTTGCAAACAGAAGACATTAATAATACCTCTCTCAATAAACGACAAACTTTTTGGGGTGCTGGCAAGGGTctttggcagcagcaaggcCTCAGGGGTCTATATCGAGGTTGTGGCATTACCTGTGCGCGCTCTGCACCTAGCTCGGCTTTCATTTTTACAGTATTCGAAGGCCTACGGAGTTACTTTAGTTGA